A single genomic interval of Chryseobacterium paludis harbors:
- a CDS encoding TonB-dependent siderophore receptor, with product MKNVLIGVSVLGSMFTFAQEKDSANVKKIDEVIMNTYIKKDSDYSNKMSLKAIENPQVYSSIDKAILENQVIYTVDAAFRNIPGLQTMWTANGRAGDGGAYVNLRGFVSSNSLRNGVLGSITGTIDAINLEKVEVLKGPSGTLFGSLLTSYGGVINRVTKKPFDTFGGNISLSGGNYDTYRASVDINTPLTKDKKLLFRLNSAYTNEGTFQTEGYRRNLAIAPSLSYNPTDRLNINFEMELFNMKSMSDQTFFFYSGKYLQKVNNIKDLNLDYKNSYLGKDLNNTGRSINFFGQVNYKISNTIKSSTNISTSSSYSDGFMPYLYFMGDDPTKMYRSDQSTRDSRKKAINFQQNFNGDFRIGNLRNRVVLGFDYLRINNDQNFFDVNGFDKGPDGSSIPVPLHQPGFDFTNFNGTALQAQYDAMAGNETPYLIKSIQNNYAVYLSNVLNVTDNLSVLMALRVDRFSNKPGIVDPKTLETAKAFNQTFFSPKLGIVYEVIKDKVSLFGNYQNSFKNLDYYTNTEGQMTTAVPEQANQMEGGIKTSLFNGKISSTLSYYNIKVKDALRSTPNPKYNNAQTQDGTIVSKGVELEINAYLVKGFTAIAGFTYNDSSYTKADKSVLNRRPNTSGSPYLVNLYASYQFLDGNLKGLGFGVGGNYASSNKIVNMLDPDTGTNNVFTLPSYIVLNANAFYDAKKFRIGIKVDNFTNQHYWIGYTTANPQRLINALGSVTYKF from the coding sequence ATGAAGAATGTACTGATTGGTGTCTCTGTGTTGGGTTCTATGTTCACTTTTGCACAAGAAAAAGACTCGGCTAATGTAAAAAAGATTGATGAAGTTATTATGAACACTTACATCAAAAAGGACAGTGATTATTCCAACAAAATGTCCCTGAAAGCAATTGAAAATCCGCAGGTCTATTCAAGTATTGACAAAGCAATTTTAGAAAACCAGGTTATTTATACCGTTGATGCGGCATTTAGAAACATTCCGGGCTTACAAACGATGTGGACTGCTAATGGAAGAGCAGGTGATGGAGGAGCTTATGTTAATTTAAGAGGATTTGTATCTTCAAACTCTTTAAGAAATGGTGTTCTCGGATCAATAACAGGAACAATAGATGCCATTAACCTTGAAAAAGTAGAAGTTCTTAAAGGTCCATCCGGGACTTTATTTGGAAGTTTACTGACAAGTTACGGAGGTGTGATTAACAGGGTTACAAAAAAACCTTTTGACACATTTGGAGGTAATATCAGTCTATCTGGTGGAAATTATGACACCTACAGAGCATCAGTAGATATCAATACTCCACTTACGAAAGATAAAAAGTTATTATTCAGATTGAATTCTGCTTATACGAATGAAGGAACTTTCCAGACTGAAGGTTATAGAAGAAACTTAGCGATTGCTCCAAGTCTGAGCTACAACCCTACAGATCGATTGAACATCAATTTCGAAATGGAATTGTTCAATATGAAAAGTATGAGTGACCAGACTTTCTTCTTCTATTCTGGTAAATACTTACAGAAAGTCAACAATATTAAAGATCTTAATCTGGATTATAAAAATTCATATCTAGGAAAAGACCTCAACAATACAGGAAGGAGTATCAACTTTTTCGGACAGGTTAACTATAAAATCTCCAATACGATCAAGTCCTCTACCAATATCAGTACCTCTTCAAGTTATTCTGATGGATTTATGCCCTATCTGTATTTTATGGGAGATGATCCTACAAAAATGTACCGAAGTGATCAATCAACCAGAGACAGTAGAAAGAAAGCAATTAATTTCCAACAAAACTTTAACGGAGATTTCCGTATCGGTAATTTAAGAAACCGCGTTGTTTTAGGTTTTGATTATTTAAGAATTAATAATGATCAGAATTTCTTTGATGTCAACGGTTTTGATAAAGGACCTGATGGAAGTTCAATACCCGTTCCTTTACATCAGCCTGGTTTTGATTTTACAAACTTTAATGGCACTGCACTACAGGCTCAATACGATGCTATGGCAGGAAACGAAACTCCGTATCTGATAAAAAGTATACAAAACAACTATGCTGTTTACCTTTCTAACGTTTTGAATGTTACGGATAACCTAAGTGTTTTAATGGCCTTAAGAGTGGACCGTTTTTCAAATAAACCAGGCATAGTAGATCCTAAAACTTTAGAGACTGCTAAGGCCTTTAACCAAACCTTTTTCTCTCCAAAACTTGGAATTGTATATGAAGTAATAAAAGATAAAGTTTCCCTTTTTGGAAACTACCAGAACAGCTTCAAAAACCTTGATTATTACACGAATACAGAAGGCCAAATGACAACAGCCGTGCCAGAGCAGGCTAACCAAATGGAAGGAGGAATAAAGACCAGTTTATTCAACGGAAAAATTTCATCTACACTAAGTTACTATAATATCAAAGTAAAAGATGCTTTAAGAAGCACTCCAAATCCAAAATACAACAACGCACAAACACAAGATGGTACCATTGTAAGTAAAGGAGTTGAACTTGAGATCAATGCTTATTTAGTAAAAGGTTTTACAGCAATTGCCGGCTTCACCTATAACGACTCATCATATACAAAGGCTGACAAATCTGTTTTAAACAGAAGACCCAATACTTCCGGATCTCCTTATCTAGTTAATTTATATGCAAGCTACCAATTTTTGGATGGCAATCTTAAAGGTTTAGGATTTGGTGTTGGTGGAAATTATGCAAGCAGCAATAAGATCGTAAATATGCTAGATCCTGACACAGGAACCAACAACGTATTTACGTTACCCTCTTACATCGTATTAAATGCCAATGCCTTTTACGATGCTAAAAAGTTCAGAATAGGAATAAAAGTAGACAACTTCACGAACCAACATTATTGGATCGGGTATACTACAGCTAACCCACAAAGACTGATCAACGCTTTAGGAAGCGTGACTTACAAGTTCTAA
- a CDS encoding TonB-dependent siderophore receptor — translation MKKVIIGAALLSTVIVFAQEKDSTKSKDIEEVVVSGKYYQKYKLNEVSGSLRIQTPILELPQNVQSISSQVLADQITLNMSEGIVRNVSGARKVEHWDNVYSNVFMRGASIATYMNGMNVSSTWGPINPDASIIDRIEFVKGPAGFMGSMGDPAGFYNVVTKKPTGKFANNVRFTTGSYNLFRGEADLDGVLVKNGVLDYRLNLMGSTNGSWTENDKTKKIIVAPSITFRPTKTTTLTAQYNYQFLKFSQPGAYLMSKDGYASLGVHTNFNDKNFKETEVKDQSLFLSLDQKLFKDWVWSTQYAYMDMNYDGGSWWGTFDPQNSSLFNRTVSNWQAVGKNHIFQTYLRGSLKTGNATHKIIAGFDYGDRKYNADFSGYSKVVNGEETAIYPINIHNPQYGVNPSLLPPSDFYSLNTAAPFYNDQGVKYTSYYAQDQIEMFNNKLRVTVAGRYTSGRTFAGYPNLGPIEPDKAGEFTPRVGVSYSIKEDFSVYGVYDKTFVPQSARQYSATDPKGDPLTTPFRGQNLEVGLKKDWFGGKWNSTFALYEIRRQNIFTSDAAHPNTGFSVATGEQRARGFEADIKGQIVKGLNVVINYAYTDAKTVKDNVLTRIGQQSPGNAKNVQNTWLSYRFENGNLKGFGLSAGYQYQGGRQSWFGTSAALDQSLEDYFDTNFGISYAAKKFDVNLLLNNALNRKLYSGYRSDDGSYAWIYNAPRNWRLSIGYKF, via the coding sequence ATGAAAAAAGTAATTATTGGAGCAGCTTTATTATCTACAGTGATCGTATTTGCTCAGGAAAAAGACTCTACAAAATCTAAAGATATCGAAGAAGTCGTTGTTAGTGGAAAATATTATCAAAAATATAAATTAAACGAAGTTTCCGGGTCACTAAGGATACAAACACCGATTCTAGAACTACCCCAGAATGTTCAATCTATCAGCTCACAAGTGCTTGCCGATCAGATTACATTGAATATGTCCGAAGGAATTGTAAGGAATGTAAGTGGAGCAAGAAAAGTAGAACATTGGGATAACGTATATTCGAATGTGTTTATGAGAGGAGCGAGTATCGCTACTTACATGAATGGAATGAACGTTTCGTCAACCTGGGGTCCAATCAATCCTGATGCTTCAATAATTGACAGAATAGAGTTTGTAAAAGGACCTGCTGGGTTTATGGGATCAATGGGAGATCCTGCCGGGTTTTATAATGTGGTTACTAAAAAGCCAACAGGTAAGTTTGCAAATAATGTAAGATTTACAACAGGAAGCTATAATCTTTTTAGAGGTGAAGCAGATTTAGATGGAGTACTTGTTAAAAATGGTGTTTTAGATTATCGCTTGAATTTAATGGGTAGTACAAATGGATCATGGACAGAGAATGACAAAACAAAAAAAATAATTGTTGCCCCATCCATTACTTTCAGACCAACAAAAACAACAACTTTAACTGCCCAATACAATTATCAGTTTCTTAAGTTTTCTCAGCCTGGGGCTTATTTAATGTCCAAGGATGGCTATGCTTCATTAGGAGTCCATACTAACTTTAATGACAAAAATTTTAAAGAAACCGAAGTAAAAGATCAGAGCTTATTTTTAAGTCTAGACCAAAAATTGTTCAAAGACTGGGTTTGGAGTACCCAATATGCTTATATGGATATGAATTATGATGGCGGTTCTTGGTGGGGTACTTTTGATCCCCAGAACAGCAGTCTATTCAATAGAACTGTAAGCAATTGGCAAGCAGTTGGAAAAAACCACATATTTCAAACTTACTTAAGAGGTAGCTTGAAAACTGGAAATGCTACTCATAAAATTATTGCAGGGTTTGATTATGGAGATAGAAAATATAACGCAGATTTCTCTGGATATTCAAAAGTTGTAAATGGAGAAGAGACTGCAATTTATCCTATTAATATTCATAACCCACAGTATGGAGTAAACCCATCACTACTTCCTCCATCAGATTTTTACAGCTTAAACACAGCTGCACCTTTCTATAATGATCAAGGAGTAAAATACACCTCCTATTACGCTCAAGATCAAATAGAAATGTTCAACAATAAATTACGTGTTACAGTTGCTGGAAGATATACTAGTGGAAGAACATTTGCAGGATATCCTAACTTAGGTCCAATAGAACCAGATAAAGCAGGTGAATTTACTCCAAGAGTTGGTGTAAGCTATTCAATCAAAGAAGACTTTTCAGTTTATGGTGTTTATGACAAAACTTTCGTTCCTCAATCTGCAAGACAATATTCTGCAACTGATCCTAAAGGAGATCCCCTTACTACACCTTTCAGAGGACAAAATCTAGAAGTCGGTTTAAAAAAAGACTGGTTTGGAGGTAAATGGAATTCAACTTTTGCATTATATGAAATAAGAAGACAAAATATTTTCACTTCTGATGCAGCACATCCTAATACTGGATTTTCTGTTGCAACAGGTGAGCAAAGAGCAAGAGGATTTGAGGCCGATATTAAAGGACAAATTGTTAAAGGATTAAATGTTGTTATCAATTATGCTTATACAGACGCAAAAACTGTTAAAGATAATGTTCTTACAAGAATCGGTCAGCAATCTCCCGGGAATGCAAAGAATGTACAAAACACCTGGCTAAGTTATAGATTTGAAAATGGTAATTTAAAAGGATTTGGTCTTTCTGCGGGATATCAATATCAAGGAGGAAGACAATCTTGGTTTGGAACAAGTGCAGCACTTGATCAAAGCTTAGAAGATTACTTTGACACAAATTTCGGCATTTCCTATGCAGCCAAAAAATTCGATGTGAATTTGTTGTTGAACAATGCATTAAATAGAAAATTATATAGTGGCTATAGATCAGATGACGGTTCGTATGCCTGGATATACAATGCGCCTAGAAACTGGAGATTATCAATAGGATACAAATTTTAA